A region from the Serinibacter arcticus genome encodes:
- a CDS encoding aldehyde dehydrogenase family protein, with protein sequence MPVTPTPPLEPDAIRRTVATARARFDDGVTRPLAWRREQLAALDRLLVEHGVELEEALHADLHKSATESRITEIGVVRAEIAHALRHLTRWARPRRTSLPLALRPGRAALVPEPLGVVLVIAPWNYPVQLLLSPLVGVLAAGNTAVLKPSELAPHVSALLTRLVPAHLDPRAVRVVPGAVPETTALLAERFDHIVYTGNGRVARIVARAAAEHLTPTTLELGGKSPAWFDDDAHLEQAARRIAWAKFSNAGQTCIAPDHVLTTPDRVAALTAAIERAVRDLWGQDPASSPDYGRIVSDTHHARLVGYLDQGRVAFGGDHDAATRFLAPTVLQMSQPTDPAASRDGEDVPAVLREEIFGPVLPIIPVPSASAAIDYVNAGDKPLALYVFSASAATSRAFVQGTSSGTVGLDVALLQAAAPELPFGGVGESGSGSYHGQASFDAFSHLKPVLRKPLELDTLRIAQPPFSGRRGRVARRLLGLG encoded by the coding sequence ATGCCCGTCACTCCCACGCCCCCGCTCGAGCCCGACGCGATCCGCCGCACCGTCGCCACGGCGCGTGCCCGGTTCGACGACGGAGTGACGCGCCCCCTCGCGTGGCGTCGCGAGCAGCTGGCGGCCCTCGACCGGCTGCTCGTCGAGCACGGCGTCGAGCTCGAGGAGGCGCTCCACGCCGACCTGCACAAGAGCGCGACGGAGTCGCGGATCACGGAGATCGGCGTGGTCCGCGCGGAGATCGCCCACGCGCTCCGCCACCTGACGCGCTGGGCGAGGCCGCGCCGCACATCCCTCCCGCTCGCGCTGCGACCGGGTCGGGCCGCCCTCGTGCCCGAGCCGCTCGGGGTGGTGCTCGTGATCGCGCCGTGGAACTACCCCGTGCAGCTGCTGCTCTCGCCGCTGGTCGGCGTGCTGGCGGCCGGCAACACCGCGGTCCTCAAGCCGAGCGAGCTGGCGCCGCACGTCTCGGCGCTCCTGACTCGGCTCGTGCCGGCGCACCTCGATCCCCGGGCGGTGCGGGTGGTCCCGGGCGCCGTCCCCGAGACGACCGCGCTGCTCGCGGAGCGGTTCGACCACATCGTCTACACGGGCAACGGCCGCGTCGCGCGCATCGTGGCCAGGGCGGCCGCCGAGCACCTCACGCCGACCACGCTGGAGCTCGGCGGCAAGTCGCCGGCGTGGTTCGACGACGACGCCCACCTCGAGCAGGCGGCCCGGCGGATCGCGTGGGCGAAGTTCAGCAACGCCGGCCAGACGTGCATCGCTCCCGACCACGTGCTCACGACGCCGGACCGCGTGGCGGCCCTGACCGCCGCGATCGAGCGCGCCGTCCGCGACCTGTGGGGCCAGGACCCGGCGAGCAGCCCGGACTACGGGCGCATCGTGAGCGACACCCACCACGCCCGTCTGGTCGGCTACCTGGACCAGGGACGGGTGGCGTTCGGCGGCGACCACGACGCCGCGACGCGGTTCCTCGCTCCGACCGTGCTGCAGATGTCCCAGCCAACCGACCCGGCGGCGTCGCGCGACGGCGAGGACGTGCCCGCGGTCCTGCGCGAGGAGATCTTCGGACCCGTGCTGCCGATCATCCCGGTGCCCTCGGCGTCGGCGGCGATCGACTACGTCAACGCGGGGGACAAGCCGCTGGCGCTCTACGTCTTCTCCGCCTCGGCCGCCACGTCGCGCGCGTTCGTGCAGGGGACGTCGTCGGGGACGGTCGGCCTCGACGTCGCGCTGCTGCAGGCCGCCGCCCCCGAGCTGCCGTTCGGCGGGGTCGGGGAGAGCGGGTCCGGGAGCTATCACGGCCAGGCGTCCTTCGACGCCTTCAGCCACCTCAAGCCCGTGCTGCGCAAGCCGCTCGAGCTCGACACGCTGCGCATCGCGCAGCCGCCGTTCAGCGGGCGGCGGGGCCGCGTCGCCCGTCGTCTCCTCGGGCTCGGCTGA
- a CDS encoding glycoside hydrolase family 2 protein, producing the protein MTTFSLDGPWTARALAGEVPTDLEGRDVPAHVPGCIHLDLLAQGLIDEPFDGDNEAAQQWIGSTVWSFRRTFTWQPDGEDRHDLVALGLDTLATIELNGRVVATTANQNRSYRFGVDHLLREGENEIVVTFDAPVPAAERFERENGGPRFHVNHHPYNAIRKTASNFGWDWGIDVATSGIWRSIGIEGWSTVRIGAVRPLVDVAGTAGLLRAHVDLVDDGVPQPREVTVTVSRGGRRVASTTSTVLVEGVVTAVVPEVELWWPRGHGDQPLYDVEVEVGPARWSHEVGFRTVSLNMQPDEQGVPFELRVNGRTILIRGANWIPDDAFVTRIDAARLERRVKDATDANMNLLRIWGGGMYESDELYSICSREGVLVWQDFLLACAAYSEESWLASEIEAEAREAVARLSAHASLVLWAGNNENLVGFAEWGWRGSLEGRTWGDHYYRHLFPEIIAELDPARPYVPGSPFSSDAHVSPNLDTEGTVHIWDVWNEKDYTSYAEWTPRFVAEFGFQGPAAWSTLFDVVHDSPLHPDGHEMLVHQKAGAGNQKLERGLRGHFAPPRTIDEWHFVTQLNQAHALEFGIAYFRSLTPYNTGTVVWQLNDDWPVVSWAAVDFEERRKPLWYALRRVYAERFATIQPATDGAGSTLVLVNDTAEGYAGTARVERIAFDGEVLASHSLDVHVDARGAARVALPSDVVDPTDASRELVVVTFDGAAFDRVVHDLAEVVAQDLDPTALAVEAASTPTGAEITVTATAYVRDVVVLADRADRSASADVSLVSLLPGESLTVVLTGDGPIEAAAATDPRVVRSANQLHGAPIGEPLPAAAAPASAAGS; encoded by the coding sequence ATGACCACCTTCAGCCTTGACGGCCCCTGGACCGCACGCGCCCTGGCGGGCGAGGTCCCCACCGACCTGGAGGGCCGGGACGTCCCGGCCCACGTTCCGGGCTGCATCCACCTGGACCTGCTCGCGCAGGGGCTGATCGACGAGCCCTTCGACGGCGACAACGAGGCCGCCCAGCAGTGGATCGGCTCGACGGTCTGGTCCTTCCGCCGCACGTTCACCTGGCAGCCGGACGGGGAGGATCGCCACGACCTGGTGGCGCTCGGTCTCGACACGCTCGCCACGATCGAGCTCAACGGTCGGGTGGTGGCCACCACGGCCAACCAGAACCGGTCGTACCGGTTCGGGGTGGACCACCTCCTGCGCGAGGGCGAGAACGAGATCGTCGTGACCTTCGACGCTCCCGTCCCCGCCGCCGAGCGGTTCGAGCGCGAGAACGGGGGACCCCGGTTCCACGTCAACCACCACCCCTACAACGCGATCCGCAAGACCGCCTCGAACTTCGGCTGGGACTGGGGGATCGACGTCGCCACGTCCGGCATCTGGCGCTCGATCGGGATCGAGGGGTGGAGCACCGTGCGCATCGGTGCGGTCCGACCGCTCGTCGACGTGGCCGGCACCGCCGGTCTGCTCCGCGCCCACGTCGACCTGGTCGACGACGGCGTGCCGCAGCCGCGGGAGGTCACGGTCACCGTGTCGCGCGGGGGGCGCCGCGTCGCGAGCACGACGAGCACCGTCCTGGTCGAGGGAGTCGTCACCGCGGTCGTGCCGGAGGTCGAGCTGTGGTGGCCGCGCGGCCACGGCGACCAGCCGCTGTACGACGTCGAGGTCGAGGTCGGCCCGGCGCGCTGGAGCCACGAGGTGGGGTTCCGGACCGTCTCGCTCAACATGCAGCCCGACGAGCAGGGCGTCCCGTTCGAGCTCCGGGTCAACGGACGCACCATCCTGATCCGCGGCGCGAACTGGATCCCCGACGATGCCTTCGTCACCCGGATCGACGCCGCCCGGCTGGAGCGGCGGGTGAAGGACGCGACCGACGCGAACATGAACCTGCTGCGCATCTGGGGCGGCGGGATGTACGAGTCCGACGAGCTCTACTCGATCTGCTCGCGCGAGGGTGTGCTGGTCTGGCAGGACTTCCTGCTCGCGTGCGCGGCCTACTCGGAGGAGTCGTGGCTCGCGAGCGAGATCGAGGCCGAGGCCCGCGAGGCCGTCGCCCGGCTCTCGGCCCACGCGAGCCTGGTGCTGTGGGCCGGGAACAACGAGAACCTCGTGGGCTTCGCCGAGTGGGGGTGGCGCGGCAGCCTCGAGGGCCGGACGTGGGGCGACCACTACTACCGCCACCTGTTCCCCGAGATCATCGCCGAGCTCGACCCGGCGCGTCCGTACGTCCCCGGCAGCCCGTTCTCCTCCGACGCGCACGTCTCGCCCAACCTCGACACCGAGGGCACCGTGCACATCTGGGACGTCTGGAACGAGAAGGACTACACCAGCTACGCCGAGTGGACGCCGCGGTTCGTCGCCGAGTTCGGGTTCCAGGGGCCGGCCGCCTGGAGCACGCTGTTCGACGTCGTGCACGACTCCCCGCTCCACCCCGACGGCCACGAGATGCTCGTGCACCAGAAAGCCGGTGCGGGCAACCAGAAGCTGGAGCGCGGGCTGCGCGGGCACTTCGCCCCGCCGCGGACGATCGACGAGTGGCACTTCGTCACCCAGCTCAACCAGGCGCACGCGCTCGAGTTCGGGATCGCCTACTTCCGCTCCCTCACTCCGTACAACACCGGGACAGTGGTGTGGCAGCTGAACGACGACTGGCCGGTCGTCTCCTGGGCGGCCGTCGACTTCGAGGAGCGCCGCAAGCCGCTCTGGTACGCGCTGCGTCGCGTCTACGCGGAGCGGTTCGCGACGATCCAGCCGGCCACGGACGGTGCGGGCTCGACCCTGGTGCTGGTCAACGACACGGCCGAGGGGTACGCCGGCACGGCGCGGGTCGAGCGGATCGCCTTCGACGGCGAGGTGCTCGCCTCGCACAGCCTCGACGTCCACGTCGACGCCCGCGGGGCCGCCCGCGTCGCCCTTCCCTCGGACGTCGTGGACCCGACCGACGCCTCGCGGGAGCTCGTCGTCGTGACCTTCGACGGGGCGGCATTTGACCGGGTCGTCCACGATCTCGCCGAGGTGGTCGCGCAGGACCTCGACCCGACGGCGCTCGCGGTCGAGGCCGCCAGCACGCCCACCGGGGCCGAGATCACGGTGACCGCGACGGCCTACGTGCGCGACGTCGTCGTGCTGGCGGACCGGGCCGACCGGAGCGCGAGCGCGGACGTCAGCCTGGTCAGCCTGCTGCCGGGGGAGAGCCTCACCGTCGTGCTCACCGGTGACGGACCGATCGAGGCCGCGGCAGCGACCGATCCGCGCGTCGTCCGCAGCGCCAACCAGCTGCACGGGGCGCCGATCGGGGAGCCGCTCCCGGCCGCCGCGGCCCCCGCGTCCGCGGCCGGCTCCTGA